Genomic DNA from Streptomyces diastaticus subsp. diastaticus:
TGGTGCCGACGCCCGCGCGGGCCAGCACCGCCAGGGTGTAGTACTCCTCCAGGAACAGCTGGCCCGAGGTGTAGAAACCGAGGGAGCCGGGGCCGCGCTCTGTCAGCAGCTCCCGTGAGCGGGCCACGACGCGGCCCATCGCGGTCTCCCAGTCGCACTCCACCAGCCGGCCGCCCTCACGCACCAGCGGCCGGGTCAGCCGGTCGGGCGAGGCGTTGGCCTGCCAGCCGAACAGGTCCTTCGGACCGAGCCGGCCTCGGTTGACCCGGTCCACCGCACGCCCTCGCACACCGGCCATCCGGCCGTCCACGACGGCGATGTCCATGGCGTCCCCGTCCGAGTGAAGGATCGAGGCCGCCTGCACCCACTGCTGCACCATGGACGGCTCCACACCGTCGGCGAGGAAGGTGTCCACCCGGACCGGCCACCGCTCGTGCCGGCCGTACGGGACACGGCCGCCCCAGGGGTCGCCGATCCGGTCCACCGAGGACTCCATCACTGCCTCCAGTCCGCCGATCTTCTGACAGGTACCCTCTGCCGGCACCTCCGCCCCGCCACGCCGGCCATTCCCCGGCGTTTTTTCAAGGTAGGGGGCCCCGACCGATTCGGAGCGCCGGGACTCGCTGCACGAGCGGCTCGACGCCGCCGCGCGGCCGGAGGGAAGGAGGCCGCTGCGACCGCCGGTTCTCCATGGTCTGGCGAGCCGGAGCACCAAGACGCGGAGCAACGGGGAAGGTCCCGCCCAAGGTGGTTCAGGTGGCTGCGGCACGCAACAGGCGGCCAGGACGCACCGGCCGCCGGGATGCCGCCGTACGGGCCATGCGGCCCTTCGAAAGGGGCGTCCCCGGCACCGGACGAGGGGACGGGACCAAGCCGTGGCGGCACGGACGGCCACCACGAGAGCGACGGGGCGTCGAGCAGTCCGGCGTCACACCGATGGCGGGCCCCGTCGCCGCGCACGGCGGGAGCCCTGCGCAGCGCGCCGCAGGCCGGTGGTGGCGGGACCTTGAGCCTCCCCTTCTCGCGCGGCGAGTGTTCCCCCGGTTCAGCGACCAGGCGCGGTCAGGATGCCTGACACGGACACATGAGGTTGTGTACCTGTACGAGCTCTTGCGGGGAGCGTGTGGTCACGAAGGCCCGGGAAAGGCGTCATACGTCCTGGTCGAGCGCGTGAGAGGGAAGCGGATCGGTGGAACCGGAGTCGGTACCGAGAACCGGCGGAGGGCCTGCCGGAACAGCCGTCGGCATGGAGCTTGACGTGGCCGGGCTGGAGAAGGCCCTGCGCGAGCGGGTACGCGGCGAGGTCCGCTTCGACGCGGGGAGCCGGGCCGCCTACTCCACCGACGGGTCGAACTACCGGCAGGTGCCGATCGGCGTGGTCGTCCCGCGGGACGTGGACGCCGGGGCCGAGGCCATCGCCGTATGCGCGCGCTTCGGTGCGCCCGTGCTGTCGCGAGGCGGCGGGACCAGTCTCGCCGGGCAGTGCGCCAACACCGCGGTCGTCATCGACTGGACCAAGTACTGCAACCGCCTGGTCTCCCTCGACGCCCAGCGGCGCACCTGCGTGGTGGAGCCGGGAATCGTGCTGGACGAGCTCAACAGACAGCTCTCCGCACACGGGCTGAAGTTCGGCCCCAAGCCCTCCACGCACAGCCACTGCGCCCTGGGCGGCATGATCGGCAACAACTCCTGCGGGGCCTCCGCCCAGGCGTACGGCAAGACCGTGGACAACGTGCGCCGCCTGGAGATCGTGACCTACGACGGGACGCGCTGCTGGGTCGGCCCCACCTCGGACGAGGAGTACCAGGAGGTCGTCGCGGCCGGAGGGCGCCGGGCCGAGCTGTACCAGGGGTTGCGGGACATCATCGACCGCCATGCGGATGACGTCCGGCTGGGTTATCCCGACATCCCCCGGCGGGTGTCGGGATACAACCTCGACTCGCTGTTGCCCGAGAAGGGCTTCGACGTGGCGCGCGCACTGGTCGGCAGCGAAGGCACCCTGGTGACGGTGGTGCGGGCCGAACTCCACCTGGTGCCCGTACCGGCCCACGAGGCCATGGTCGTACTCGGGTACAGCGACATCTGCGCCGCGGCCGACGACGTGCCGCGTCTGCTGGAGCACGGAGCCCCCGAACTGCTGGAGGCCATCGACGGGCGGATGGCCCAGCTCATGCGGCAGGAGCACTCCCATCTTGCCTCGCTGGACGAGTTCCCCGAGGGCGGGAGCTGGCTCCTGGTGCAGTTCAGCGGCGACAGCCAGGAGAGCGCCGACGCCCAGGTACGTGAACTCCTCGACGCTCTGGGCAAGAGCGAGGACGACTCCGACGTGTCGATGTCCGACGACCCGCGACGCGAGCAGAGGATGCTTCGCGCGCGGGAGGCCGGGCTGGGCGTGACCGCGCGGCCGCCGGACGGCAGGGAGACCTGGGAGGGCTGGGAGGACTCTTCGGTGCCGCCGGACCGGCTGGGGGACTACCTGCGCGACCTGCGCGCCCTCTTCTGCGAGTTCGACTACGACGCGGCCTCGCTCTACGGCCACTTCGGCCAGGGCTGTGTCCACACCCGCATCCCGTTCGAGCTGAAGAGGGCCGACGGTGTGGCGGCGTTCCGGTCGTTCCTGTTCCGCGCCGCCGACCTCGTCGTCTCCTACGGCGGGTCCCTCTCCGGTGAGCACGGCGACGGCCAGGCCCGCGGCGAACTGCTGACCCGGATGTTCGGCGAGAGGCTGGTCAGCGCCTTCAGCGAGATGAAGAGACTCTTCGACCCCGACGACCGGATGAACCCGGGCAAGGCCGTCGCCCCCTACCGCGCCGACGAGAACCTGCGCCTGGGGCCACTGTGGCGCCCCCGCGGCGAGCAGACCGCGTTCGCCTACCCCGACGACGACCACTCCTTCACCCGGGCGGTCATGCGCTGCGTCGGCGTCGGCAACTGCCGCAGCCACGAAGGCGGAGTCATGTGCCCCTCCTACCGGGCGACCGGCGAGGAGGAGCACTCCACTCGCGGCCGGTCCCGGCTGCTGTTCGAAATGCTCGGCGGCCACGCCGACTCCGCCGTCACCGACGGATGGCGCTCCACCGAGGTCAAGGACGCCCTCGACCTCTGCCTCGCCTGCAAGGGGTGCAAGTCGGACTGCCCGGTGGGCGTCGACATGGCCACGTACAAGGCCGAGTTCCTGTCCCACCACTACGCCGGCCGACCGCGTCCCGCCGCTCACTACTCGATGGGCTGGCTCCCCCTGTGGGCCCGGCTGTCCCGCCTCGCGCCCCGTCTGACGAACGCGGCACTCGGTGCCCCTGGGGTCGCCCGGCTGGGCAAGCTCCTGGCCGGGATGGCCGGCGAACGCGAAGCGCCCGTTCTCGCCGGGGAGTCCTTCGTCCAGTGGTGGATCGCGCGCGACACCCCCGAACCCGACCCCGCCGATCCGCGGACAGTCGTGCTGTGGCCCGACACGTTCTCCACGTACTTCCACCCCGCGATCGCCAAGGCCGCCGTGCGCGTGCTGGAGGACGCGGGATTCCGCGTCGCCGTGCCCGTCCAGGCCGTGTGCTGCGGACTCACCTGGATCTCCACCGGACAGCTGACCACCGCCAAGAAGGTGCTGCGCCGCACCCTGGACGTACTGCGGCCCTGGATCGAGGCAGGGACACCCGTGGTCGGCCTCGAACCCTCGTGCACCGTCGTCTTCCGCAGCGACGCGGTTGAACTCATGCCGCACGACCAGGACGTCCAGCGGCTGGCCGCGCAGTTCCGGACCTTCGCCGAACTGCTCCTCGACGACACCCCGGAAGGCTGGCAGCCGCCACGGCTCGCCCGGTCGGCCGTCGTCCAGAAGCACTGTCACCAGCACGCGGTGACGAAGTACGACGCCGACCGCGAACTGCTGCGCCGCGCCGGCCTCGACGCCGACGTGCTGGACGAGGGCTGCTGCGGCCTGGCCGGCAACTTCGGCTTCGAACGCGGACACCACGCCCTCTCGATGACGATCGGCGAGCAGGGCGTGCTGCCGGCCGTACGGAACGCACCCGACGAGACGCTCGTCCTGGCGGACGGCTTCAGCTGCCGCACCCAGATCGAGCACGGCGGCACCGGGCGGCGGGCCATGCACCTGGCTGAGGCACTGGCACTCGGGTTGGACGGGCCGCCGCCCGCCGGCCACCCGGAAAGGGCGATCAACCGGCCGGCGCCCGCGGCCGGGGACGCCCGCCTGTTCACGGCAGGCGTGATCGCGGCCGCCGGAGCGGCTGCCGTAGTGGGGTGTGCGCTGCTGGGCCGGTGCCGGCGCGAACGCTGACAAGTCCGCGGGGCACCGGTCCCGCAGGAGAAGGGAGCAGGGAACCGTGTCGATGAAGGTGTCCGACTACGTACTGCAGCGGCTGCGCGAGTGGGAGGTGGACCACGTCTTCTCCTACGCGGGCGACGGCATCAACGGCCTCCTCGCCGCATGGGGCCGAGCCGGCGACGACCCGAAGTTCGTCCAGGCCCGGCACGAGGAGATGGCCGCCTTCGAAGCCGTCGGCTATGCCAAGTTCTCCGGCAAGGCCGGAGTCTGCGCGGCGACCTCGGGGCCCGGCGCCATCCATCTGCTCAACGGGCTGTACGACGCGAAGCTGGACCGTGTCCCCGTGGTCGCGATCGTGGGGCAGACCGATCGCAGCGCCATGGGCGGCTCCTACCAGCAGGAAGTGGACCTGCTGAGCCTGTACAAGGACGTGGCCTCCGACTTCTGCGAGATGGTGACCGTCCCCGAACAGTTGCCCAACGTCATCGACCGGGCCTTCCGCACCGCCTACGGAAGGCGGACGGTGACGGCCGTCATCATTCCCGCGGACGTCCAGGAACTCGACTACTCGCCGCCCACGCACGCCTTCAAAATGGTGCCCTCCAGCCTCGGCCTGTCCCCCTCCGCACCCGTACCGGCCGAGGGGGACCTGGACCGGGCCGCCGAGGTGCTGAACGCGGGCGAGAAGGTCGCCGTCCTGATCGGACAGGGCGCCCGCGGCGCCCGCGCCGAGGTCGAGGCTGTCGCGGACCTCCTCGGCGCCGGCGTGGCCAAGGCACTGCTCGGCAAGGACGTCCTCCCCGACGACCTGCCGTACGTCACCGGCTCGATCGGCCTGCTGGGCACCCGCCCCTCCTACGAACTCATGATGGACTGCGACACTCTGCTCGTCGTCGGATCGAGCTTCCCGTACACGCAGTTCCTGCCGGAGTTCGGCCAGGCCCGCGCCGTCCAGATCGACATCGACCCGCACAACATCGGAATGCGGTACCCCTTCGACGTCAATCTCGTCGGAGACGCGCGGCAGACCCTCAAGGCGCTGCTGCCACACCTGAAGCGGAAGAAGCACGGTACCTGGCGCAAGAAGATCGAGAAGGACACCGCCCGCTGGTGGGACGTCATGGAGCGCCGCGCCGCCGTCGAGGCCGATCCCGTCAACCCGGAGCACGTCGTGCACAGCCTCGACGCGCTCCTGCCGGACGACGTCATCCTGGCCGCCGACTCCGGTTCCGCCGCCAACTGGTACGCCCGCCACCTCCGCATCCGCGGATCCATGCGGGGCTCCCTGTCCGGAACGCTCGCCACGATGGGCCCCGGCGTGCCGTACGTCATCGGTGCCAAGTTCGCCCATCCCGGCCGCCCGGCCCTGGCGATCGTCGGGGACGGCTCCATGCAGATGAACGGCATGGCCGAACTCATCACCGCCGCCAAGTACTGGCAGGAGTGGCAGGACCCGCGGCTCATCGTCGCCGTGCTGAACAACCAGGACCTCAACCAGGTCACCTGGGAGATGCGCGCCATGTCCGGGGCCCCGCAGTTCCTGCCCTCCCAGGCCATTCCCGACGTCCCCTACGCCGACTTCGCACGGTCCATCGGGCTCGGCGGCGTACGGGTCGAGGAGCCCGGCCAGGTGGAGGCGGCATGGCGTCAGGCGCTCGCCGCCGACCGGCCTTTCGTGATCGACTTCCGCACCGACCCGGACGTACCCCCCATCCCGCCCCATGCCACCCGGGAACAGGCCGAAGCTGTCGTGTCCGCGATCGTCAAGGGCGACAGCGACCGCGGAGGCGTGATCAAGCAGGGGATCAAGGCGAAGGTGCAGGAATTCCTCCCCGGCGGCCACCACGGCGGCCAGACCCCGGGCGGGCAGGGCAGGAAGAAGTGACTTCCCCCGCCGCACCGGGGGCGCAGCCCGTGGTCGACTCGGTCGACGCCGTCGCGTACACCGTGCCCACCGACACGCCGGAGGGCGACGGCACGCTGACGTGGCAGTCCACCACCTTGGTGCTCGTCCACGTGCGCTCGGGCGCCACCACGGGTCTGGGCTGGACGTACGGCGCGGCGGCCACCGCCCAGGTGGTCGAGCAGCAACTCGCCCCCGTCGTGACCGGGCGGGCGGCATGGTCGGCGCGGCCACGACGAGTCTGCCCGAGCGTGCGCGGGCGGGCCGCAACTACGACTACCGGTACGTATGGCTACGCGATCAGTGCTACGCGGGTCAGGCCGTGGCCGCCGCCGGGCCCCACCCCCTTCTCGACGACGCGGTGAGGTTCGTCGCCGCGCGCCTGCACCAGGACGGCCCCCGAACGTCCCCCGCCTACACCGCCACCGGCGGTCGCATCCCCGACCAGAGCGGGCTGGACCTGCCCGGATACCCGGGCGGCTACGACCGTGTCGGCAACTGGGTCAACCGGCAGTTCCAGCTCGACGTGTTCGGCGAGGCACTCCTGCTCCTCGCCGCCGCCCACCGGTACGGCCGGCTGGACGCCGACGGCTGGCGCGCCGCCGAGATCGCGGCCGACACCATCGCCACGCGGCGGCACGAACCCGACGCCGGCATCTGGGAACTCGACGACCGGATCTGGACCCACAGCCGGCTCATCTGCGCCGCCGGACTGCGCTCCCTCGCCCAGGCCGCCTCCGCCGGGCACTCCCGCCACTGGACCGCCCTCGCGGACTCCCTCCTCGCCGAGGCCGCGGCCACGAGCACTCACCCCAGTGGCCGGTGGCAGCGCTCCCCGGACGACCCGGGTCTGGACGCCGCCCTCCTGCTGCCCCCACTGCGCGGCGCCCTGCCGGCCCACGACCCGAGGACACTTCGGACCCTGCGCGCCTACACACGGGAACTGACGGACGACCACTACGCCTACCGCTTCCGTCACGACGAACGCCCTCTGCACGAGGCCGAAGGCGCGTTCCTGCTGTGCGGATACGTGATGGCCCTGGCCGAGCACCAACAGGGCGACCAGGAAGAGGCGCTGCGCTGGTTCGAACGCAACCGCGCCGCCTGCGGCCCCCCGGGCCTCTACGCCGAGGAGTACGACGTCGGTCAGCGCCAGCTACGAGGCAACCTGCCCCAGGCCTTCGTACACGCCCTGATGCTGGAGACCGCCACGCGGCTCAGCGACGCACCTTTGCCTCCCCCGAACTCCCGTGGAGGGTGACACGTCTGACGTCTCCGTCATCACCGGAGCCGGTACGGGCATCGTCCGGGCGACCGCCAGGGGCGATCGCGGCCTTCGGCACCGGGACGATCCGGGGCGGGCGGCACCACGTACCGTCCGCGCCGGAGCCGGGCGGCTGCCGCGTCCCCAGCGGCCCCGGAAGAGCCGCGGGCTCTGTTCCCCGCGGGAGCGGGCCGGGCTTCCGCCCGGCCACGTGGTGCCGTGTGGTGCGACTCGCCGGACGGATCGCACCGGGGTGGGGCGTCCCGGGCCCCTTCGCCGCCACCCGTGCCGCGTACTGTTCAGCACTGGAAGTGATCGATCAGGGTGATGACGGAGGACCAGGCAGTGCGTGATCCATCGGTCCCGGCACCATCGGCCAGGCCCGACACCGCTTCCGGCTCGGGCGGGCCGGTGCCCGACGGGCCCGTGGCGTTCTCTCCAGGAGTGCGGTCCGCCTCCTCGGCGCAGGAGGGGGGTCTCCCCGCACACGCGAGGCTGCCGGCCGCCGCGAACGCCCGACTGCGCCTCCTGGTGCGGTGGTGGGAGGCGCGTCCTGCCACGGTCAAGGACCGGGAGTTCGCGCTCGTCTTCACGGTGCTGTCGTTCGCGCCCCCTCTGGCGCTGATCGGAGCACGCTTCGGTGACCTCCCCGTGCACGGTGGTTCCGCCGTGAGCGTGCTGCTGACACTCGGCCAGTGCTTACCCATCGCTGTGCGGACGCGGTGGCCGGGCGCCTGCCTCGCCGTGGTGGGTACGTCCTTCGCGGTTCACCAGTGCCTCGGTTGCCCCCCGACCTTCGGCAGCCTCGGGCTGTACGTCGCGCTGTACTCCGTCGGTGCCCACCAGACGCGTTTCCGGCGGACCGTGCCCCTGGCCGCGACGGGCGCCTACGTGCTCTTCGGCGTCGTCCTGCACATGCTGGGCTCGCCCGCCGGTGTGACCGACTACCTGCTCTTCCCCCTGGTCCTGGCGGCGGTGTGGGGACTGGGTGCCCTGGTGCGCTGGGAACGAGAGCGCGAGGCCGTGCGCAGGCGGCTGGCTGCTCGGGTGGCCGTAGCCGAGGAACGCGACCGCATGGCCCGGGAATTGCACGACGTGGTGACGCACCATGTGACGGCGATGGTGGTGCAGGCCGGCGCGGCCCAGTACCTCACCGCCTCCCCGGACCGGCTCAACAGCGCTCTGGAGACCATCAACAGCACCGGCCGTCGGGCGCTCGCGGAACTCCGGTTCCTCCTGGGCGTGCTGGAGGCGACCGGGGACGCGGAACCTCAGGGACGGACGCCCACGCCTGGACGAGTGGCCGATCTGGTGGAGCAGACGCGCGCGGGTGGTCAGCCCGTCGAACTGATCGAGGAGGGGGAACAGCCCGCCATAACCACGGGTGCCCGGCTCGCGGCCTACCGCACCGTGCAGGAATCCCTCACGAACGCCGTGAAGCACGCCGCGGGTCGACAGACGCTGGTACGCCTCACGCACACCCCCCACTGGACGGAGGTCGAGGTCATCACCGCCGGGACGAAGGGCGGCACTTGCGGGAGCGCCGCCCCGCGTGAGGACGGCTCTCACCTCTCAGGAGGACGGGGCCTGACCGGCCTGAGGGAACGGGTGGAGACGCTGGGCGGCGCGTTCACGGCAGGCGCTCGCCCCGAAGGCGGCTTCCGCGTGCACGCGCGCATACCCGCAGGGGGTGGCGCATGAGCGCTTCCGCCACCGCGATCAGGGTGCTGATCTGCGAGGACCAGGCCCTCGTGCGCGCCGGCTTCGTCACGATCCTGTCCGCACAGCCCGACATGGAGGTCGTCGGGGAGGTCACCGACGGCCGGGCAGCCGTCCGCAGCGCCGAGGAGCTGAAGCCGGACGTCATCGTCATGGACGTCCGCATGCCCCTGCTCGACGGCATCGAGGCCACACGCCACCTCGCCGGCCCCGCCTCCCGCAGCCCCGCGAGAATCCTGATCGTCACCAACTTCAACGTCGACGCGTACGTGTACGAGGCCCTGCGCGCCGGCGCCAGCGGCTTCCTGCTGAAGGACGCCGCACCGCCCGAGCTCATCAACGCGGTACGCACCGTCGCCCGCGGCGAGGCCCTCCTGGCACCCGCCGTTACCCGCGCGCTGATCGGCCGCCACGCCGAGCGTCTGCGCCCCGCCGCCGCCCCCGTGCCGCCCGAGCGCGAGCGCCTGAAGGCTCTCACCCGACGCGAACACGAGGTCCTCCTCCTGATCAGTGAGGGCCTGTCGAACGCCGAGATCGCCACCACCCTGGTCCTCAGTCCCGAGACCGTGAAGACCTATGTCTCCCGCATCCTCACCAAGCTGGACCTGCGCGACCGCGTCCAGGCGGTGGTCCTGGCCTACCGGGCCGGCCTGGCGGGGAGCGGGAACGGGGAGCGGGCATGAGCGGTCCGGGATCCTGTGCACCGGGCCGCGAGCCTGACCGTGCTCCGTGCTTCACGGGAGAGGGGCAGCAGTCTTGGCCGGAGCCCGACGCACCCGCCGCACGCGGTACACCCGTTGGCCGACAAGCGAGCCGACCCCAGGGGTTCGCGCAGTCGCGTGAAGACGGCGAGGTGGTGGCGCGTGTCCGCCCCTCGGCGACGGCATGAGTCTTCCGCGGAGCCCACGACCACGACGACGCGCCCTCGAAGGCGGCGGGGCCGGCGTGCCGCCGCTTCCCGGTACACCCGTGAGTCACGTCGGTCCGCTGGCCGCGGCCCGTCGCGGCGGGTCAGGACACCGTGCGCGTCTCCTCGGACCGGAGTCGGCCACGGGAGTGGAGGCGCCCCCGGCGCATTGCCGAGCGCAGGAACACGACCGCGGGGACCGCGCAGACGAGGATCGCGAAGACGCTGGCCTCCGGCCCGAAGTCGCCTCCGGTGATCGCGGCGGGTCCCGACAGCACGCTGTGGAACAGCCCGGCGGGCATGTCCTGGTTGCCGGAGACCGTGACGCCGAAGACACCGCTCACGGCGAAGTTCCAGCCCAGGTGGAGACCGATCGGCAGCCACAGAGTGCGGGTGGCCGCGTAGGCCGCGCCGAGCATCAGGCCGGCCTCGACCGCGATGGCCAGCGCTCCCCACACCGTGGCGCCGGAGTTCACCAGGTGCAGCGCTCCGAACAGCACGCCGGAGACCGCCAGCGCGCCCAGCGTGCCGGTGAGCTGTTCGACGAGACGGAAGACGATGCCGCGGAAGAGGATCTCCTCCACGACCGCGACGCCCACCATCATCCCCAGAACGGTGAAGGCGCCACCGACGGACACTCCGCCTCGGGTGCCGTAGCCGCCGGACAGAGCGATCAGCGCGAGCGTGGCGGTGAAGAGCCCGAGCCCGACGAGGGCACCCCGCCGCAGGGTGGGCACGGCACCGGCGGTGTCCAGTTCGGACACGGGGCGCTGTTCGAGGAACCGAACCGCCGCCGCGTAGACCGCCAGCGCGATCACCGCTGCCGCCACCCCGAACGTCAGGGACAGCACCGGATTGTCGCCCGCCACGCTCCGCATCCCCGCGGCGAGCCCTGTCACCAGGAGGAACAGCACGACCAGCACCGCCAGCCGCACCCCGGTCGGCCACACGCGACGCGTCGACACGAACGGTGCCTGCGAGAACTGACGCTTCAACCACTGCACCGGCGGTGCACCCCACGGCGACATGATGCCTCTCCTCCTGGACCGGAGGCCAAGACGCCCCCTCGACCGGGACAACGCTAGGCGCGACCCCCACCCCGAAACGTCCCCCCGCAGTGGTCGTCGCGGGTAGCTCGCACGGGGGACAACGGCCTGGGCCGGCAGCGGCTGTCGACGCGAGGGACGTCGTGCCCGGGCACCGATGAGGCGGTGAGGTTTCCCGGAGCGCGAACACCTGGAGACTGAGGTCCAGAAGGCTCAGAGGAAGGAGCGCCAGCCCACCCATGAGGTCGTCCTCGGCGCCGCAGCCGGCCACCACACGTGTGGCTCACGAGTGCTCCCCCGGGTGCCTCCGGAGAACCTGCTGCTGGTGGCGGTCGCCGGGGAGCGACAACCATGGACGGCGCCGAAGGCGTGGAGGGAGTTCGGCGACGGCCCGACCGTGAGAGAGCGGCTTCCTGCCTGCCGGGAGGCTGCGGGGAAGGCGTTCCGTGGCGTCGTCCGCGGGAGCC
This window encodes:
- a CDS encoding FAD-binding and (Fe-S)-binding domain-containing protein, with the protein product MELDVAGLEKALRERVRGEVRFDAGSRAAYSTDGSNYRQVPIGVVVPRDVDAGAEAIAVCARFGAPVLSRGGGTSLAGQCANTAVVIDWTKYCNRLVSLDAQRRTCVVEPGIVLDELNRQLSAHGLKFGPKPSTHSHCALGGMIGNNSCGASAQAYGKTVDNVRRLEIVTYDGTRCWVGPTSDEEYQEVVAAGGRRAELYQGLRDIIDRHADDVRLGYPDIPRRVSGYNLDSLLPEKGFDVARALVGSEGTLVTVVRAELHLVPVPAHEAMVVLGYSDICAAADDVPRLLEHGAPELLEAIDGRMAQLMRQEHSHLASLDEFPEGGSWLLVQFSGDSQESADAQVRELLDALGKSEDDSDVSMSDDPRREQRMLRAREAGLGVTARPPDGRETWEGWEDSSVPPDRLGDYLRDLRALFCEFDYDAASLYGHFGQGCVHTRIPFELKRADGVAAFRSFLFRAADLVVSYGGSLSGEHGDGQARGELLTRMFGERLVSAFSEMKRLFDPDDRMNPGKAVAPYRADENLRLGPLWRPRGEQTAFAYPDDDHSFTRAVMRCVGVGNCRSHEGGVMCPSYRATGEEEHSTRGRSRLLFEMLGGHADSAVTDGWRSTEVKDALDLCLACKGCKSDCPVGVDMATYKAEFLSHHYAGRPRPAAHYSMGWLPLWARLSRLAPRLTNAALGAPGVARLGKLLAGMAGEREAPVLAGESFVQWWIARDTPEPDPADPRTVVLWPDTFSTYFHPAIAKAAVRVLEDAGFRVAVPVQAVCCGLTWISTGQLTTAKKVLRRTLDVLRPWIEAGTPVVGLEPSCTVVFRSDAVELMPHDQDVQRLAAQFRTFAELLLDDTPEGWQPPRLARSAVVQKHCHQHAVTKYDADRELLRRAGLDADVLDEGCCGLAGNFGFERGHHALSMTIGEQGVLPAVRNAPDETLVLADGFSCRTQIEHGGTGRRAMHLAEALALGLDGPPPAGHPERAINRPAPAAGDARLFTAGVIAAAGAAAVVGCALLGRCRRER
- a CDS encoding thiamine pyrophosphate-requiring protein, whose translation is MKVSDYVLQRLREWEVDHVFSYAGDGINGLLAAWGRAGDDPKFVQARHEEMAAFEAVGYAKFSGKAGVCAATSGPGAIHLLNGLYDAKLDRVPVVAIVGQTDRSAMGGSYQQEVDLLSLYKDVASDFCEMVTVPEQLPNVIDRAFRTAYGRRTVTAVIIPADVQELDYSPPTHAFKMVPSSLGLSPSAPVPAEGDLDRAAEVLNAGEKVAVLIGQGARGARAEVEAVADLLGAGVAKALLGKDVLPDDLPYVTGSIGLLGTRPSYELMMDCDTLLVVGSSFPYTQFLPEFGQARAVQIDIDPHNIGMRYPFDVNLVGDARQTLKALLPHLKRKKHGTWRKKIEKDTARWWDVMERRAAVEADPVNPEHVVHSLDALLPDDVILAADSGSAANWYARHLRIRGSMRGSLSGTLATMGPGVPYVIGAKFAHPGRPALAIVGDGSMQMNGMAELITAAKYWQEWQDPRLIVAVLNNQDLNQVTWEMRAMSGAPQFLPSQAIPDVPYADFARSIGLGGVRVEEPGQVEAAWRQALAADRPFVIDFRTDPDVPPIPPHATREQAEAVVSAIVKGDSDRGGVIKQGIKAKVQEFLPGGHHGGQTPGGQGRKK
- a CDS encoding sensor histidine kinase — translated: MRSASSAQEGGLPAHARLPAAANARLRLLVRWWEARPATVKDREFALVFTVLSFAPPLALIGARFGDLPVHGGSAVSVLLTLGQCLPIAVRTRWPGACLAVVGTSFAVHQCLGCPPTFGSLGLYVALYSVGAHQTRFRRTVPLAATGAYVLFGVVLHMLGSPAGVTDYLLFPLVLAAVWGLGALVRWEREREAVRRRLAARVAVAEERDRMARELHDVVTHHVTAMVVQAGAAQYLTASPDRLNSALETINSTGRRALAELRFLLGVLEATGDAEPQGRTPTPGRVADLVEQTRAGGQPVELIEEGEQPAITTGARLAAYRTVQESLTNAVKHAAGRQTLVRLTHTPHWTEVEVITAGTKGGTCGSAAPREDGSHLSGGRGLTGLRERVETLGGAFTAGARPEGGFRVHARIPAGGGA
- a CDS encoding response regulator, whose translation is MSASATAIRVLICEDQALVRAGFVTILSAQPDMEVVGEVTDGRAAVRSAEELKPDVIVMDVRMPLLDGIEATRHLAGPASRSPARILIVTNFNVDAYVYEALRAGASGFLLKDAAPPELINAVRTVARGEALLAPAVTRALIGRHAERLRPAAAPVPPERERLKALTRREHEVLLLISEGLSNAEIATTLVLSPETVKTYVSRILTKLDLRDRVQAVVLAYRAGLAGSGNGERA
- a CDS encoding CPBP family intramembrane glutamic endopeptidase: MSTRRVWPTGVRLAVLVVLFLLVTGLAAGMRSVAGDNPVLSLTFGVAAAVIALAVYAAAVRFLEQRPVSELDTAGAVPTLRRGALVGLGLFTATLALIALSGGYGTRGGVSVGGAFTVLGMMVGVAVVEEILFRGIVFRLVEQLTGTLGALAVSGVLFGALHLVNSGATVWGALAIAVEAGLMLGAAYAATRTLWLPIGLHLGWNFAVSGVFGVTVSGNQDMPAGLFHSVLSGPAAITGGDFGPEASVFAILVCAVPAVVFLRSAMRRGRLHSRGRLRSEETRTVS